Within Paenibacillus sp. RUD330, the genomic segment GGAGGCTTGCTTTTTTGCGGCCCTTGCAGTCTGCTGATCACCTGAATATAGAGAGCGGATAGGATTGAAATCAAAGGTCGGTTGATTATGACATGGACAATTTTTGCCGCAAATATTAGGTTTGGTGAGAGGGGCGGTTTTCCTAAGCGTAAAAAGCGGTCGCTGTGCAACAATCCCTTCAAAAAAATCCGGAATGCACTATTGACGGAAACGAAAATGTGAACTAATATTTTACCAAAGGAACACAAATTTTGGCGCAAATAATAGTGAATATTTGGGGGTAATTTCAAAGATGGCGAAAATACGGCTGGCTTTGATCGGTGTCGGGGACATGGGCGCCGGCCATGCGACGGGATTCGATCGGATCGAGGAATGCGAAATCGTCTGGATCGCGGATCCGAGCGAATCCAATCTGAACCGCGTGCTGCCCGAGATCCGGAACAACCGGCCCGGAATCGTGTCGGACTACCGGGAACTGCTGGACAAGATGGATACCTATGACGCGGTCGTCCTTTCCGTTCCCAATTACATGCACCATGAGACGGCCCTTCCGTTTATCCGGTCGGGAAAGCATGTCTTCCTGGAAAAGCCTGTCGCGCCGAAGCTTTCTGAATGCGATGACATCATCCGGGAGTCGGAGGCTGCCGGAATCATCCTTCAAATCGGACTGACCTACCGCTATTCCAATGTCTATCGAAGGCTGCGCAGCGAGCTTGAAGCCGGCGCGCTCGGCGAAGTGACCATGATGTGGTGCAAGGAATTCCGGGATCCGTTCCCGCCCGTCGACTGGTTCTACGATGAGGCGAAGTCGGGCGGGGCGCTGGTCGAGAAGGACTGCCATCATTTCGATATCTTCAATTGGATGATCGGCTCCAGGCCGAGAAGGGTATTCGCCTCCGGAGGCCAGCATGTCATCAAGGACGGGGAGCCCAATGTCATTACGAACTCCTACACGCATTACGCTCCGAGGACGATCACATCGACTACCATCGTCGACCATGCCTGGGTCACGGTCGAATACGAGAACGGAAGCAAGGCGAATCTCGGACTGTGCATGTATTTGAAGCCGAGAAACCTGATGGATGAAGGGCTTGAGATCGGACTTCTCGGGAGCAACGGGGGACAGATGATCGTCAAGAAGGACAAGACGGTGGATCTGTTCGGTCCGGCGGACACGACGAGAGTCCACCTCGACATCGACACCGATTCGGATTCGGTGGGAGGAGGACATACGGGAAGCCAGCGGCAACGGCTCGAGTTCCTGCGCTCGGTCCGTACAGGAGAGCAGCCGTTCGCCGGAGGCCTGGTCGGCCGCGATGCTTTGCTGGTGGCGCTGGCCGCGGAAAAGTCGATCAAGGAAGAAAGATACGTCTACATAAGCGAGCTGGATTCTTGACAGCAGCCTAATATCGGATCAAGAGGGGTGATGGCATGACCTCCAAGTGGAGAGAAGAGGCAAAATTCTTTCTGTTTATCCTTCCATGGATTGTCGGTTTCCTCGTGTTCTTCGTCGGCCCTGCCGGCATGAGCATGGTATACAGCTTTGCGGACTACAACTCGGTGACCTCCCCCAAATGGATCGGATTCGACAACTACAAAAACCTTCTGCACGACACCATTTTTCTGAAA encodes:
- a CDS encoding Gfo/Idh/MocA family oxidoreductase, which encodes MAKIRLALIGVGDMGAGHATGFDRIEECEIVWIADPSESNLNRVLPEIRNNRPGIVSDYRELLDKMDTYDAVVLSVPNYMHHETALPFIRSGKHVFLEKPVAPKLSECDDIIRESEAAGIILQIGLTYRYSNVYRRLRSELEAGALGEVTMMWCKEFRDPFPPVDWFYDEAKSGGALVEKDCHHFDIFNWMIGSRPRRVFASGGQHVIKDGEPNVITNSYTHYAPRTITSTTIVDHAWVTVEYENGSKANLGLCMYLKPRNLMDEGLEIGLLGSNGGQMIVKKDKTVDLFGPADTTRVHLDIDTDSDSVGGGHTGSQRQRLEFLRSVRTGEQPFAGGLVGRDALLVALAAEKSIKEERYVYISELDS